The proteins below come from a single Geobacillus thermoleovorans genomic window:
- a CDS encoding ComE operon protein 2, with product MERITWDQYFMAQSHLLALRSTCTRLAVGATIVRDKRIIAGGYNGSIAGGAHCTDEGCYVIDGHCVRTIHAEMNAILQCAKFGVPTEGAEMYVTHFPCLHCCKAIIQSGIRAVYYAQDYKNHPYALELFAQAGVRLVQVPLKTDVFAFLASGGGEA from the coding sequence ATGGAACGCATCACATGGGATCAATACTTTATGGCGCAAAGCCATCTGTTGGCGCTGCGCAGCACGTGCACAAGGCTCGCCGTCGGGGCGACGATTGTGCGCGATAAGCGCATCATCGCCGGCGGGTACAACGGCTCGATCGCCGGGGGCGCCCATTGCACCGATGAAGGGTGCTACGTTATTGACGGCCATTGTGTACGGACGATCCATGCGGAAATGAATGCCATTTTGCAATGCGCCAAGTTCGGCGTCCCGACCGAGGGGGCCGAGATGTATGTCACCCATTTTCCGTGCTTGCATTGTTGCAAGGCGATCATTCAAAGCGGCATTCGCGCTGTCTATTACGCCCAAGACTACAAAAACCACCCGTACGCCTTGGAGCTGTTTGCTCAAGCTGGCGTCCGGCTTGTGCAAGTGCCGCTGAAAACGGATGTGTTTGCCTTTCTTGCCAGCGGCGGAGGTGAAGCATGA
- a CDS encoding helix-hairpin-helix domain-containing protein → MWEHVQELGKRYGKVGMFLLFAAAAGLWVFRHPTDEKGQVVLPAAAETDAARPEEKKDEAPKTAVVDVKGAVAKPGVYEVAADARVRDVIALAGGLTDEADETKINLAAKVRDEMMIYVPKKGEAAPASDAVGKSPSDGARDGPQVAVNTATEEELMQLPGIGPAKAKAIIAYREEHGPFQRVEDLLNVTGIGEKTLEKLKPYLLVP, encoded by the coding sequence ATGTGGGAGCATGTGCAGGAGCTTGGCAAACGGTATGGGAAAGTAGGGATGTTCTTGTTGTTTGCTGCGGCGGCGGGGTTATGGGTGTTTCGTCATCCGACGGATGAAAAGGGGCAAGTCGTCTTGCCGGCGGCGGCTGAAACGGATGCCGCCCGGCCGGAAGAAAAAAAGGACGAGGCGCCCAAAACCGCTGTGGTGGATGTGAAAGGGGCGGTCGCGAAGCCAGGAGTGTACGAAGTGGCGGCGGACGCCCGCGTTCGCGATGTTATCGCCCTAGCCGGCGGATTGACGGACGAGGCGGATGAAACGAAAATCAATCTGGCGGCAAAAGTGCGCGATGAGATGATGATTTACGTGCCGAAAAAAGGCGAGGCCGCACCAGCGTCAGATGCCGTCGGCAAGTCTCCAAGCGATGGAGCTCGGGACGGGCCGCAAGTGGCGGTCAATACGGCGACGGAAGAGGAGTTGATGCAGCTTCCCGGCATCGGACCGGCGAAGGCAAAAGCGATCATCGCCTATCGCGAAGAACACGGGCCGTTCCAGCGGGTGGAAGATTTGTTGAATGTAACCGGAATTGGCGAAAAAACGCTGGAGAAATTGAAACCGTATTTGCTTGTGCCGTAA
- the comER gene encoding late competence protein ComER, whose translation MNIGVIGTGNMGTILIEAFLDSGAVKADQLVITNRTLAKAFAIQRTYPGITVAANAAEVVKQSSLVFLCVKPLDIHPLLQQLAPHWTREHCLVSITSPISVKQLEAAVPCQVVRAIPSIANRALSGSILVTFGSRCSTACRQTIDDLLRRIASPVYIDEAITRVASDISSCGPAFFSYLLQRFIDAAAAKTAITKEQATMLATDMIIGLGELLKRNLYTLPTLQEKVCVKGGITGEGIAVLEQRMNGVFEEVLAKTHEKFKEDVEKVKQQFS comes from the coding sequence ATGAACATCGGCGTTATCGGCACGGGGAATATGGGCACCATCTTAATCGAAGCGTTCCTCGACTCCGGCGCCGTGAAAGCGGATCAGCTCGTCATAACGAACCGTACGCTTGCGAAAGCGTTCGCGATACAACGCACATATCCCGGCATCACGGTGGCTGCCAACGCGGCTGAAGTCGTCAAACAATCCAGTCTCGTTTTTTTATGCGTCAAGCCACTCGACATCCATCCATTATTGCAGCAACTGGCCCCGCACTGGACAAGGGAGCATTGCCTTGTGTCGATCACAAGCCCGATCAGCGTAAAACAGCTTGAAGCAGCCGTCCCTTGCCAAGTCGTGCGCGCCATTCCGAGCATTGCAAACCGGGCGCTCTCCGGCAGCATCCTTGTCACCTTCGGATCACGCTGTTCGACCGCCTGCCGGCAAACGATCGATGATCTTCTCCGGCGCATCGCCTCGCCGGTGTACATCGACGAGGCCATCACCCGCGTCGCCTCCGACATCTCAAGCTGCGGCCCGGCGTTTTTCAGCTATTTGCTTCAGCGCTTCATCGACGCCGCAGCGGCCAAAACCGCCATCACGAAGGAACAGGCGACGATGCTGGCGACCGATATGATCATCGGTCTTGGGGAACTGCTCAAGCGGAATCTGTACACATTGCCAACGTTGCAGGAAAAAGTATGCGTCAAAGGCGGCATTACCGGGGAAGGAATCGCTGTGTTGGAACAACGAATGAACGGCGTCTTTGAAGAAGTGCTGGCGAAAACACATGAGAAGTTTAAAGAAGATGTGGAGAAGGTGAAGCAACAATTTTCATAG
- a CDS encoding class I SAM-dependent DNA methyltransferase: MTYARFADWYDALMAEAPYDAWQSFVERAFAQYTKRPGRRVIDIGCGTGELAIRLAKAGWQVSGVDLSEHMLAVAQAKAEAAGVEVPFFEQNMAELDGFSDLDGAFLFCDALNYLTDEEDVKRTFAAVSRALGGGGLLLFDVHSVYKMDVLFRDAVFADQDDDLSYIWTCHPLDWPHSVGHELTFFVRRGDLYERYDEWHEQRTFERAVYERWLDSAGFEVLEVTADFTNAPPTETAERLFFIARKR; the protein is encoded by the coding sequence ATGACCTATGCTCGTTTCGCCGATTGGTACGATGCGCTCATGGCCGAGGCGCCGTATGATGCATGGCAATCGTTTGTGGAACGGGCATTCGCCCAATACACCAAACGGCCGGGGAGACGGGTCATTGACATCGGCTGCGGGACGGGAGAGCTTGCCATCCGCCTCGCCAAGGCCGGATGGCAAGTATCCGGCGTTGATCTCTCTGAACATATGCTCGCCGTCGCCCAGGCGAAAGCCGAAGCGGCGGGAGTGGAGGTGCCGTTTTTCGAACAAAACATGGCGGAGCTCGACGGGTTTTCTGATCTCGATGGCGCCTTCCTGTTTTGCGATGCTCTCAACTATTTAACGGATGAAGAGGATGTGAAGCGGACGTTCGCCGCCGTCTCCCGCGCCCTTGGCGGCGGCGGGCTGCTTTTGTTTGATGTCCATTCGGTCTACAAAATGGACGTCCTGTTCCGCGACGCCGTGTTTGCGGACCAGGATGACGACCTCAGCTACATATGGACGTGCCATCCGCTTGACTGGCCGCACAGCGTCGGGCATGAATTAACCTTTTTCGTCCGCCGCGGCGATCTTTATGAGCGCTATGACGAATGGCATGAACAGCGCACGTTCGAGCGCGCTGTCTATGAGCGATGGCTCGATTCCGCTGGCTTTGAGGTGCTCGAAGTGACCGCCGATTTCACCAATGCGCCCCCGACCGAGACGGCGGAACGGTTGTTTTTCATCGCGCGAAAGCGGTGA
- the rsfS gene encoding ribosome silencing factor: MTEQEALQLVVRAADDKKAENIVVLNMKGISLVADYFVICHGNSDKQVQAIAREIQDQAEEHGLAVKRVEGFQEAKWVLVDLGDIVVHVFAKEEREYYNLERLWGDAPTEDVAAVLQP, from the coding sequence GTGACGGAACAAGAGGCGTTGCAGCTTGTCGTCCGCGCGGCGGATGATAAAAAGGCGGAAAACATTGTCGTCTTGAACATGAAAGGCATTTCGCTTGTCGCCGATTATTTTGTCATTTGCCATGGCAATTCGGACAAACAAGTGCAGGCCATCGCCCGCGAAATTCAAGACCAAGCGGAAGAACACGGCTTAGCGGTGAAGAGGGTTGAAGGATTCCAGGAGGCGAAATGGGTGCTTGTCGATTTGGGCGACATCGTTGTGCATGTTTTTGCCAAAGAGGAGCGCGAGTATTACAACCTCGAACGGCTTTGGGGGGACGCCCCGACGGAAGACGTCGCGGCTGTGCTGCAGCCATGA
- the yqeK gene encoding bis(5'-nucleosyl)-tetraphosphatase (symmetrical) YqeK produces the protein MEREQALLIVKQQLTEQRYEHTLGVVETAVKLARQYGADAKKAELAAIFHDYAKFRPVEEMKQIILAQNMPNDLLTYNSELWHAPVGAYLVQTEVGINDPEVLNAIRYHTSGRAGMTVLEKIIYLADYMEPGRRFPGVDDVRRLAEEDLNRALLQAVKNTIAFLLEKRQLIYPDTIHAYNSLMREVKGEAKR, from the coding sequence ATGGAGCGAGAACAGGCGTTACTGATCGTGAAACAACAGCTGACAGAGCAGCGCTACGAGCATACGCTTGGCGTTGTCGAGACCGCTGTTAAGCTCGCCAGGCAATACGGCGCCGACGCGAAAAAGGCGGAACTGGCGGCGATTTTCCACGACTATGCCAAATTCCGTCCGGTCGAGGAAATGAAACAAATCATTTTGGCGCAAAATATGCCCAACGATTTGCTTACTTACAACAGTGAGCTATGGCATGCGCCCGTTGGCGCCTATTTGGTGCAGACAGAAGTCGGCATCAACGATCCAGAGGTGCTGAATGCCATTCGCTACCATACGTCGGGAAGGGCTGGAATGACGGTGCTTGAAAAAATTATTTATTTGGCCGACTATATGGAACCAGGGCGCCGCTTCCCGGGCGTTGACGACGTACGGCGCTTGGCGGAAGAAGACCTCAACCGGGCGCTGTTGCAGGCGGTGAAAAATACGATCGCGTTTTTGCTTGAGAAGCGCCAGCTCATTTATCCAGATACGATTCATGCGTACAATTCACTCATGCGTGAAGTGAAGGGGGAAGCAAAACGGTGA
- a CDS encoding nicotinate-nucleotide adenylyltransferase — MGKIGIFGGTFDPPHYGHLLMANEVLDALQLSEIWFLPNRLPPHKQHEQVTKSEDRLRMLELAVAGHPRFHIETIELEREGPSYTYDTIRQLVAMHPNDEFYFIIGADMVEYLPHWHRIDELIELVTFVGVKRPGFSMETPYPVIEVEAPQFAVSSSLIRERVRNGQTIRYLVPEGVRLYIEEKGLYGARTGVTDRETTADRAALRAYAWRCRDRC; from the coding sequence ATGGGAAAAATCGGGATTTTCGGCGGCACGTTTGATCCGCCTCATTACGGTCATTTGCTCATGGCGAATGAAGTGCTTGACGCCCTTCAGTTGTCAGAAATTTGGTTTCTGCCCAACCGCCTTCCTCCCCATAAGCAGCACGAACAAGTGACCAAAAGCGAAGACCGGCTGCGCATGCTCGAGTTGGCAGTGGCTGGCCATCCGCGCTTTCATATTGAGACGATCGAACTCGAGCGGGAAGGGCCTTCGTATACGTACGATACGATCCGGCAGCTTGTCGCGATGCATCCCAATGACGAGTTTTATTTCATCATCGGCGCCGATATGGTCGAATATTTGCCCCATTGGCACCGCATCGATGAGCTCATCGAGTTGGTGACGTTTGTTGGCGTCAAGCGGCCGGGGTTTTCCATGGAAACGCCGTATCCGGTCATCGAAGTTGAGGCGCCGCAGTTTGCCGTTTCTTCCTCGCTCATCCGCGAGCGGGTGCGGAACGGGCAGACGATTCGCTATCTTGTGCCGGAAGGCGTTAGACTTTATATTGAGGAGAAGGGGCTATATGGAGCGAGAACAGGCGTTACTGATCGTGAAACAACAGCTGACAGAGCAGCGCTACGAGCATACGCTTGGCGTTGTCGAGACCGCTGTTAA
- the yhbY gene encoding ribosome assembly RNA-binding protein YhbY: MLTGKQKRFLRAQAHHLKPIFQVGKGGVTEAMTEQIAAALEARELLKVSVLQNCEEDRCTVAEQLAAGTGAEVVQVIGNTIVLYKESKEHKQIVLPD; the protein is encoded by the coding sequence ATGCTAACGGGAAAGCAAAAACGGTTTTTGCGCGCTCAAGCCCATCATTTGAAACCGATTTTCCAAGTCGGCAAAGGCGGCGTGACGGAAGCGATGACCGAACAAATTGCGGCGGCGCTCGAAGCGCGCGAGCTGTTGAAAGTGAGCGTTTTGCAAAACTGTGAAGAAGACCGCTGCACCGTCGCCGAGCAGCTCGCGGCTGGAACGGGGGCGGAAGTCGTGCAAGTGATCGGCAATACGATCGTCTTATACAAAGAATCGAAGGAGCATAAACAAATCGTTCTGCCTGATTGA
- the aroE gene encoding shikimate dehydrogenase codes for MEKVYGLIGFPVEHSLSPLMHNDAFARLGIPARYHLFSVEPGQVGAALAGVRALGIAGVNVTIPHKLAVIPFLDEVDEHARRIGAVNTIINNDGRLVGYNTDGLGYVQALEEEMNITLDGKRILLIGAGGGARGIYFSLLSTAAKRIDMTNRTVEKAERLVREGEDGRSAYFSLAEAETRLDEYDIIINTTSVGMHPRVEVQPLSLERLRPGVIVSDIIYNPLETKWLKEAKARGARVQNGVGMLVYQGALAFEKWTGQWPDVNRMKQLVIEALRR; via the coding sequence GTGGAAAAGGTATACGGGTTGATTGGGTTTCCCGTCGAGCACTCGCTGTCGCCGCTCATGCATAATGATGCATTCGCCCGTTTGGGCATTCCGGCGCGCTATCATTTGTTTTCCGTCGAACCGGGGCAAGTCGGGGCGGCGCTTGCTGGCGTGCGGGCGCTCGGCATCGCCGGGGTGAACGTGACGATTCCGCACAAACTGGCGGTCATTCCGTTTTTGGACGAAGTGGACGAACATGCGCGCCGCATCGGGGCGGTCAATACGATCATCAACAACGACGGCCGGCTCGTCGGCTATAATACAGACGGGCTCGGTTATGTCCAAGCGTTGGAAGAGGAAATGAACATCACCTTGGACGGCAAGCGGATTTTGCTGATCGGCGCCGGCGGCGGCGCACGCGGCATTTACTTTTCATTGCTGTCGACGGCAGCCAAGCGCATCGATATGACCAACCGGACGGTGGAAAAGGCGGAGCGGCTCGTCCGCGAAGGGGAGGATGGCCGCTCGGCGTATTTTTCACTCGCCGAGGCGGAAACGCGGCTTGACGAATACGATATTATTATCAATACCACTTCTGTCGGCATGCATCCGCGTGTCGAGGTGCAGCCGCTTTCTCTTGAACGGCTGCGCCCAGGGGTGATCGTTTCCGATATTATTTACAATCCACTGGAAACAAAATGGCTGAAAGAAGCGAAAGCCCGCGGCGCCCGTGTGCAAAACGGCGTCGGCATGCTCGTATACCAAGGGGCGCTAGCGTTCGAAAAGTGGACCGGCCAATGGCCGGATGTCAACCGGATGAAACAGCTTGTCATCGAAGCGTTAAGGAGGTAA
- the yqeH gene encoding ribosome biogenesis GTPase YqeH, whose amino-acid sequence MEPQLRCIGCGAAIQFDDPKKAGYAPKSVLEKDEEEIICQRCFRLKHYNEVQDVPLDDSDFLNMLHRIGESKALVVNIVDIFDFNGSWIPGLPRFAAENPILLVGNKADLLPRSVKYPKLLRWMRRMAEELGLRPVDVCLVSAAKGIGMAKVMEAINRYREGGDVYVVGCTNVGKSTFINRIIEEATGKGNVITTSYFPGTTLDMIEIPLEGGATLYDTPGIINHHQMAHFVDARDLKIITPKREIHPRVYQLNEGQTLFFGGLARLDYIKGGRRSFVCYMANELTVHRTKLEKADSLYANQLGDLLSPPNKRYAAEFPPLVPRSLSVKERKTDIVFSGLGWVTCNDPGAQLVVHAPKGVDVFIRQSLI is encoded by the coding sequence GTGGAGCCACAACTGCGTTGCATCGGCTGCGGAGCGGCCATTCAGTTTGACGATCCGAAAAAGGCGGGCTATGCGCCGAAAAGCGTGCTCGAAAAAGACGAGGAAGAAATCATTTGCCAGCGCTGCTTCCGCTTGAAACATTACAACGAAGTGCAAGACGTGCCGCTTGATGACAGCGATTTTTTAAACATGCTGCACCGCATCGGGGAATCGAAGGCGCTTGTCGTCAACATCGTTGACATTTTCGATTTCAACGGCAGCTGGATTCCTGGCTTGCCGCGGTTTGCGGCCGAGAATCCGATTTTGCTTGTCGGCAACAAGGCGGATTTATTGCCGAGGTCGGTCAAATACCCGAAGCTGCTGCGCTGGATGCGCCGCATGGCGGAAGAGCTCGGGCTGCGTCCGGTTGACGTCTGCCTTGTCAGCGCAGCGAAAGGAATTGGCATGGCGAAGGTGATGGAAGCGATCAATCGCTACCGTGAGGGCGGCGATGTCTACGTCGTCGGCTGCACGAATGTCGGCAAGTCGACGTTCATCAATCGGATCATTGAAGAGGCGACCGGCAAAGGGAATGTGATTACCACGTCATATTTCCCGGGGACGACACTCGATATGATCGAAATTCCGCTTGAGGGTGGAGCGACGCTGTATGATACGCCGGGGATCATCAACCATCACCAAATGGCGCACTTTGTTGATGCGCGCGATTTGAAGATCATTACGCCGAAGCGGGAAATCCATCCGCGCGTTTATCAGCTCAACGAAGGGCAGACGCTCTTTTTCGGAGGCTTGGCCCGCCTCGATTACATCAAAGGCGGGCGCCGCTCGTTCGTCTGCTACATGGCCAATGAGTTGACGGTTCATCGGACGAAGTTGGAAAAAGCCGACTCCCTTTATGCCAATCAGCTTGGCGATTTGCTGTCGCCGCCAAACAAACGCTATGCCGCTGAATTTCCGCCGCTTGTGCCGCGCTCGCTGTCTGTCAAAGAGCGGAAGACGGACATCGTTTTTTCCGGACTCGGCTGGGTGACGTGCAACGACCCGGGTGCCCAGCTCGTCGTCCATGCTCCAAAAGGGGTCGACGTATTTATCCGTCAATCGTTGATTTAA
- a CDS encoding YqeG family HAD IIIA-type phosphatase, with protein sequence MLHYFLPSQFAKRVIDITPDELKQKGVKGIITDLDNTLVEWDRPSATPELAAWFDAMKQAGIKVVIVSNNNKQRVQSFAEPLGIPFIFEARKPLTRAFLQALKMMELKKEEVVVIGDQLLTDVLGGNRLGLNTILVVPVAQTDGLWTRFNRKMERRILKVMRKKGMIYWEE encoded by the coding sequence ATGCTTCACTACTTTTTGCCAAGCCAGTTTGCCAAGCGTGTGATCGACATTACTCCGGATGAGCTGAAACAAAAAGGGGTCAAAGGGATCATCACCGATCTGGACAATACGCTCGTTGAATGGGATCGGCCGAGCGCCACCCCGGAGCTGGCCGCATGGTTTGATGCGATGAAGCAGGCGGGCATTAAGGTCGTCATCGTATCGAATAATAATAAACAACGCGTGCAGTCGTTTGCTGAGCCGCTTGGCATCCCGTTCATCTTTGAAGCGCGCAAACCGCTGACACGCGCGTTTTTGCAGGCATTAAAGATGATGGAGCTTAAGAAAGAGGAAGTCGTCGTCATCGGCGATCAGTTGCTGACTGATGTGCTTGGGGGCAACCGGCTCGGACTGAACACGATTTTAGTCGTCCCGGTCGCCCAGACGGACGGATTATGGACGCGTTTCAATCGAAAAATGGAGCGGAGAATTTTAAAGGTGATGCGCAAAAAAGGGATGATTTACTGGGAGGAATGA
- the sda gene encoding sporulation histidine kinase inhibitor Sda has product MKHLSDELLIESYFKAKELNLSPEFIELIEKEIQRRSLTHKIKLSS; this is encoded by the coding sequence ATGAAACATTTGTCCGACGAGCTGTTGATCGAGTCGTACTTCAAGGCGAAAGAACTCAACCTCAGCCCGGAATTCATCGAGTTGATTGAAAAAGAAATCCAGCGCCGTTCATTGACCCACAAAATTAAGCTGTCCTCATAA
- a CDS encoding phosphatidylserine decarboxylase: MRKWLYRLFIELTNHSLSSKLLASFAKSRLSGLLISSYAKIYHINQDEMEKSLKNYKTLQQLFVRRLKAGVRPVDADEHTVVSPVDAVIEDMGTIRENCEMIVKGKPYSIAEMLGSVEAAQPYVNGFFFILYLSPSHYHRIHSPISGVIEKQWALGRKSYPVNRLGLKYGRRPLEKNYRLITEVTAGGKRMAIVKIGAMFVNSIELTHTGEQLVKGEEMAYFSFGSTVVLLFERGSFAPDPRIVAPMPIKVGERLGYWCEAHER, translated from the coding sequence TTGCGAAAATGGCTTTATCGTTTGTTCATCGAGCTGACCAATCACTCGCTTTCTTCAAAGCTGCTCGCTTCGTTTGCCAAATCGCGACTCAGCGGGCTATTGATATCATCGTATGCAAAAATTTATCATATTAACCAAGACGAAATGGAAAAAAGCTTAAAAAATTATAAGACGTTGCAGCAACTGTTCGTCCGCCGGCTGAAGGCTGGGGTGAGGCCGGTCGACGCTGATGAGCATACGGTCGTCAGCCCGGTCGACGCCGTCATTGAAGACATGGGCACGATTCGAGAAAACTGCGAAATGATCGTCAAGGGAAAGCCGTATTCCATTGCAGAAATGCTCGGCAGCGTTGAAGCGGCACAACCGTATGTGAACGGGTTCTTTTTTATTCTGTATTTAAGCCCGAGTCATTATCACCGCATCCACAGCCCAATATCTGGAGTGATCGAAAAGCAGTGGGCGCTCGGCCGCAAGTCGTATCCGGTCAACCGTCTTGGCTTAAAATATGGGCGTCGGCCGCTCGAGAAAAATTACCGCCTCATCACCGAGGTCACAGCCGGCGGCAAGCGGATGGCGATCGTCAAAATCGGCGCCATGTTCGTCAACAGCATCGAGTTGACCCATACGGGAGAGCAGCTCGTGAAAGGGGAGGAGATGGCGTATTTTTCGTTCGGTTCAACGGTCGTCTTGCTGTTTGAACGCGGAAGTTTCGCCCCTGACCCGCGCATTGTTGCGCCCATGCCGATCAAAGTCGGCGAGCGGCTCGGCTATTGGTGCGAGGCGCATGAGCGCTAA
- the pssA gene encoding CDP-diacylglycerol--serine O-phosphatidyltransferase — MFLSDYLDYTLKKLKANVANILTMTNLSLGGFSVLATLKGQLHMSVLLVFLAAFVDRFDGAVARKMNIESELGKQLDSMSDIVSFGVAPALLMYQGLFHEFGAPGAVFTVLYIACGAFRLARFNITENNGYFAGLPITAAGVLMTLGYLAIPYFPPQSFMFLALILSFLMVGTFKLKKI, encoded by the coding sequence TTGTTCTTATCGGACTATTTAGATTATACGTTAAAAAAGCTGAAAGCAAACGTGGCAAACATTTTGACGATGACAAACCTGTCGCTTGGCGGCTTTTCCGTCCTGGCTACGCTGAAAGGGCAGCTTCATATGAGCGTGCTGCTCGTTTTTTTAGCAGCGTTTGTCGATCGCTTTGACGGCGCTGTGGCGCGCAAGATGAACATTGAATCCGAACTTGGCAAGCAGCTCGATTCGATGAGCGACATCGTCTCCTTCGGCGTCGCTCCCGCCTTGCTGATGTACCAAGGCTTGTTCCATGAGTTCGGCGCGCCCGGCGCGGTATTCACCGTTTTGTACATCGCTTGCGGCGCCTTCCGCCTCGCTCGCTTCAACATCACAGAAAACAACGGCTACTTTGCGGGGCTGCCGATCACCGCCGCCGGGGTGCTGATGACGCTCGGCTATTTAGCCATCCCGTACTTCCCGCCGCAATCGTTTATGTTTTTGGCGCTCATTTTATCGTTTTTAATGGTCGGCACGTTTAAACTGAAAAAAATATGA
- the motA gene encoding flagellar motor stator protein MotA, which yields MDKTSVIGIILGVIAVGLGMYFKGVSPAVLINPAAILIILVGTAAAVVIAFPTHEIKKVPKLFKVIFTESTTPTVEQLIPLFVDWANIARREGLLALEAKLDDIDDPFLRNGLSMAIDGQTQEFIRDVMTEEIVAMEERHEANAAIFSQAGTYAPTLGVLGAVIGLIAALGNMENIAELGKAISAAFVATMLGIFTGYVLWHPFANKLRRKSKEEARVRYIMIEGVLSILEGQAPRMIEQKLASYLPENERRQALVQGETANG from the coding sequence TTGGACAAAACATCGGTCATCGGCATCATCCTTGGTGTCATTGCCGTCGGGCTGGGCATGTACTTTAAGGGCGTTTCGCCTGCTGTATTGATCAATCCGGCCGCCATCCTCATCATTCTCGTCGGGACGGCGGCAGCGGTCGTCATCGCCTTTCCGACGCACGAAATTAAAAAAGTGCCAAAGCTTTTCAAAGTCATTTTCACGGAATCAACGACGCCGACGGTCGAACAACTGATTCCGCTGTTCGTCGATTGGGCGAATATCGCCCGCCGCGAAGGGCTGCTGGCGCTCGAGGCGAAATTGGACGACATTGACGACCCGTTTTTGCGCAACGGACTCAGCATGGCAATCGATGGGCAAACGCAAGAGTTCATCCGGGATGTCATGACAGAGGAAATCGTCGCCATGGAAGAGCGCCACGAAGCGAATGCCGCGATTTTTTCCCAAGCAGGCACGTACGCGCCGACGCTCGGGGTGCTTGGGGCCGTCATCGGCCTGATTGCCGCCCTTGGCAATATGGAAAACATCGCCGAGCTCGGCAAGGCGATCAGCGCCGCTTTTGTCGCCACGATGCTCGGCATTTTCACCGGCTATGTGCTTTGGCATCCGTTTGCCAACAAACTGCGGCGGAAATCGAAGGAAGAGGCGCGCGTGCGCTACATCATGATTGAAGGGGTGCTGTCCATTTTGGAAGGACAAGCCCCGCGCATGATCGAACAAAAACTCGCCTCATACTTGCCGGAAAACGAGCGGCGCCAAGCGCTGGTGCAAGGGGAAACGGCCAATGGCTAA
- the motB gene encoding flagellar motor protein MotB, producing the protein MAKKKKNKHDDHMSEAWLIPYADLLTLLLALFIVLFASSQIDQKKFQEIARAFSTAFAGGTGVLDFQSPIEPITPPAQDEEGRHQAKQPSPAVNGKEKEELGQIKAKIDSYIHDNKLTGKLQTSLTDEGLAITILDDILFDSGSAEVRMKDRRLAAEISALLVMNPPRNIIISGHTDNVPIHNEKFASNWELSVMRAVNFMKVLLENKQLDPRYFSAKGYGEYKPIASNATAAGRMKNRRVEILILPRTDVNDSSTSTQ; encoded by the coding sequence ATGGCTAAGAAAAAAAAGAACAAGCATGACGACCATATGAGCGAGGCATGGCTGATTCCGTACGCGGATTTATTGACGCTATTGCTCGCCCTATTCATCGTCTTGTTTGCGAGCAGCCAAATCGACCAAAAGAAGTTTCAAGAAATTGCGCGCGCCTTTAGCACCGCCTTTGCCGGCGGAACGGGTGTTCTTGACTTTCAAAGCCCGATCGAGCCGATCACTCCACCGGCCCAAGACGAAGAAGGACGGCATCAAGCAAAGCAGCCTTCCCCAGCCGTAAACGGAAAGGAAAAAGAAGAATTAGGGCAAATCAAAGCGAAAATCGACAGCTACATCCACGACAACAAGCTGACGGGAAAACTGCAGACTTCCTTGACGGACGAAGGGCTCGCGATTACCATTTTGGATGATATTTTATTCGACTCCGGCAGCGCCGAAGTGCGCATGAAAGACCGGCGTCTTGCGGCGGAAATCTCCGCTTTGCTCGTCATGAACCCGCCGCGCAATATCATCATCAGCGGCCATACGGACAACGTGCCGATCCATAATGAGAAATTTGCTTCCAACTGGGAGCTGAGCGTCATGCGCGCCGTCAATTTCATGAAAGTGCTGCTTGAAAACAAGCAACTCGATCCGCGCTATTTCAGCGCCAAAGGGTATGGCGAATACAAGCCCATCGCCTCCAACGCCACCGCTGCCGGGCGGATGAAAAACCGGCGTGTCGAAATTTTAATTTTGCCGCGCACCGACGTCAATGATTCGTCCACATCCACTCAGTGA